A region of Magnetococcales bacterium DNA encodes the following proteins:
- a CDS encoding GDP-mannose 4,6-dehydratase, whose protein sequence is MKYLITGGCGFLGSNLAAEVLRRGESLVVFDNLSRLGSESNLAWLRGQGAFRFERGDMREAETIARLVAEERPEVVFHLSGQVTMTRSIADPVLDFQTNALGAIHLLEAVRHGSPGAVVVFSSTNKVYGDLEWVRYQETERRYLTPDFPNGFDETLPLDFRSPYGCSKGSADQYMLDYARIFGLRTIVFRHSSMYGSRQFASFDQGWVGWFCQKAVETSRGTLPEPFTITHTGKQVRDLLHAEDMIRLYFTAVDKADAAKGLAFNIGGGMANSLSLLQLFDLLDQELGIRMVFRHTPRRESDQFVFVADIARARKILGWEPRVDCLGGIRQMVRWCGEILP, encoded by the coding sequence ATGAAGTATCTGATCACCGGTGGTTGCGGCTTTTTGGGATCCAATCTGGCCGCGGAGGTGTTGCGTCGGGGGGAGTCGCTGGTGGTTTTCGACAACCTCTCCCGCCTGGGGTCGGAGAGCAATCTCGCCTGGCTGCGGGGACAAGGCGCTTTTCGTTTCGAGCGTGGCGATATGCGTGAGGCGGAGACCATCGCCCGTCTGGTGGCCGAGGAGCGGCCGGAGGTGGTTTTCCACCTGTCGGGCCAGGTGACCATGACCCGTTCCATCGCCGATCCGGTTCTCGATTTCCAAACCAACGCCCTGGGCGCCATCCATCTGTTGGAGGCGGTGCGGCACGGATCCCCCGGAGCCGTGGTGGTTTTCAGTTCCACCAACAAGGTCTACGGCGACCTGGAGTGGGTGCGTTATCAGGAGACGGAACGGCGTTATCTCACCCCCGATTTTCCCAACGGCTTCGACGAAACCCTTCCGCTCGATTTTCGCTCCCCCTACGGCTGTTCCAAGGGCAGCGCCGACCAGTACATGCTGGACTACGCCCGCATCTTCGGTTTGCGCACCATCGTTTTCCGCCACTCCTCGATGTACGGTTCCCGGCAATTCGCCAGCTTCGATCAGGGCTGGGTGGGCTGGTTCTGTCAGAAGGCGGTGGAGACCAGCCGTGGCACCCTGCCGGAGCCCTTCACCATCACTCACACCGGCAAGCAGGTGCGGGATCTGCTGCACGCCGAAGACATGATCCGCCTCTATTTCACCGCCGTGGACAAGGCTGATGCGGCCAAAGGGCTGGCTTTCAACATCGGTGGCGGCATGGCCAACAGCCTCTCCCTGCTGCAACTCTTCGACCTTCTCGACCAGGAGTTGGGTATCCGCATGGTGTTTCGCCATACCCCGCGCCGGGAGAGCGATCAGTTCGTCTTCGTGGCCGATATTGCCAGGGCCCGGAAGATCCTCGGTTGGGAACCACGGGTCGATTGCCTCGGCGGCATCCGGCAGATGGTGCGCTGGTGTGGGGAGATCCTGCCATGA
- a CDS encoding glycosyltransferase, giving the protein MTVLSVVIPAYQEGANLAILLPRLIETLRSLGQSYEILIVDTETPLDDTPAICGRYAADGVRCLPRREGPSFGSAVRTGINASTGEFVVCMDGDGSHDPEFIRELYRHRHEAHVIVASRYTEGGGTENILILQFLSWLVNYSYRLVFSLNCRDVSNSFKLYPGQALRTIRLVSENFEIVEEILIKLKRQLPDLTIRELPFLFRSRKHGKTKRQLVLFIFTFASSILRLRFMK; this is encoded by the coding sequence ATGACGGTACTCAGCGTGGTCATTCCCGCCTATCAGGAGGGGGCCAATCTGGCCATACTGCTGCCGCGCCTGATCGAAACCCTGCGTTCTTTGGGGCAGAGCTACGAAATTCTGATCGTCGATACGGAAACGCCTCTGGATGATACCCCGGCGATCTGTGGACGTTACGCCGCCGACGGGGTGCGCTGTCTGCCCCGCCGGGAGGGCCCCAGCTTCGGCAGTGCGGTGCGTACCGGCATCAACGCCTCCACCGGGGAGTTCGTGGTCTGCATGGATGGCGACGGCTCCCACGATCCGGAGTTCATTCGGGAGTTGTACCGGCATCGCCACGAAGCCCACGTCATCGTGGCCTCCCGCTATACCGAGGGGGGTGGTACGGAAAACATCCTGATCCTGCAGTTCCTCAGCTGGCTGGTCAACTACAGCTACCGTCTGGTCTTCTCCCTCAACTGCCGGGATGTCTCCAACAGCTTCAAACTCTATCCGGGTCAGGCTCTGCGCACCATTCGCCTGGTGTCGGAGAATTTTGAAATCGTCGAGGAGATCCTGATCAAACTGAAGCGCCAGCTGCCCGACCTGACCATCCGGGAGCTGCCGTTTCTGTTTCGATCCCGCAAGCATGGCAAGACCAAGCGTCAGTTGGTCCTTTTCATCTTTACCTTTGCCTCGTCCATCCTGCGCCTGCGCTTCATGAAATAG
- the rfbH gene encoding lipopolysaccharide biosynthesis protein RfbH, with protein sequence MENVSASPDELKQQILDRVARFAEMAHAPRPFVPGETPVPVSGKVYGAPEMVSLVEAALEFWLTAGRFDAAFCEGLKQVTQRRHVLTANSGSSANLLALTSLTSPLLGKRRLLPGDEVITLAAGFPTTVNPILQNRLLPVFVDVQAETYNVDLQALADAVTDKTRAIMMAHTLGNPFDLDGVMEIAKKHHLWLIEDTCDALGSFYRGKPAGSFGDVASLSFYPAHHITTGEGGAVLTDNSLIKRSVESFRDWGRDCWCPTGRDNTCKQRFERTFPNLPPGYDHKYVYSHIGYNLKMTDLQAAVGLAQLQRLPELEAARKANFAHLHAAFAQWSHLFILPRATPHAEPSWFGFPLTVKDEAPFTREELMVALNERKIGTRLLFAGNLTKQPLMQDQPCRISGSLENTDRILRGTFWLGVFPGLSRDMLDYVVAGVEAFLARRGLA encoded by the coding sequence ATGGAAAATGTTTCCGCCTCCCCGGACGAATTGAAGCAGCAGATCCTGGATCGGGTGGCCCGGTTCGCCGAGATGGCCCACGCTCCCCGGCCATTCGTTCCGGGTGAAACCCCGGTGCCGGTTTCGGGCAAGGTCTACGGCGCTCCGGAGATGGTCTCTCTGGTCGAGGCGGCGCTCGAATTCTGGCTGACGGCGGGGCGTTTCGACGCGGCCTTTTGCGAGGGGCTGAAACAGGTGACGCAACGCCGTCATGTCCTGACGGCCAACTCCGGCTCCTCGGCCAATCTGCTGGCCCTGACCTCCCTGACCTCGCCGCTGCTCGGCAAGCGGCGACTGCTGCCGGGGGATGAGGTCATCACCCTGGCCGCCGGCTTTCCCACAACGGTCAACCCCATTCTGCAAAACCGCCTGTTGCCCGTTTTCGTGGATGTGCAGGCCGAAACCTACAACGTCGATCTTCAGGCCCTGGCGGATGCGGTCACGGACAAGACCCGCGCCATCATGATGGCCCACACCCTGGGCAACCCCTTCGATCTGGACGGGGTGATGGAAATCGCCAAAAAACACCATCTCTGGCTCATCGAAGATACCTGCGACGCTCTGGGCAGCTTCTATCGGGGCAAGCCCGCCGGTTCGTTCGGCGATGTGGCCTCCCTGAGCTTCTATCCGGCCCACCACATCACCACCGGGGAAGGGGGGGCGGTGCTGACCGACAACTCCCTGATCAAACGCTCCGTGGAGTCCTTCCGGGACTGGGGTCGGGATTGCTGGTGTCCGACAGGGCGCGACAACACCTGCAAGCAACGCTTCGAACGCACCTTTCCCAACCTGCCGCCGGGCTACGACCACAAGTACGTCTACAGCCACATCGGCTACAATCTGAAGATGACCGATCTGCAGGCGGCGGTCGGTCTGGCGCAACTGCAGCGCCTGCCCGAGCTGGAAGCGGCCCGCAAGGCCAACTTCGCCCACCTTCATGCCGCGTTTGCTCAATGGTCGCACCTCTTCATTCTGCCCCGCGCCACGCCTCACGCCGAACCGAGCTGGTTCGGTTTCCCCCTGACGGTGAAAGACGAGGCACCTTTCACCCGTGAGGAGCTGATGGTGGCGCTGAACGAGCGCAAGATCGGCACCCGGTTGCTGTTTGCAGGCAATCTGACCAAGCAGCCCTTGATGCAGGATCAGCCCTGTCGCATCTCCGGGAGTCTGGAGAATACCGACCGTATTCTGCGCGGCACCTTCTGGCTGGGGGTTTTCCCCGGCTTGAGCCGCGACATGCTGGATTATGTCGTCGCCGGCGTAGAGGCTTTCCTGGCCCGACGGGGCCTGGCCTGA
- a CDS encoding NAD(P)-dependent oxidoreductase produces MGGEVWISGASGFFGAHLVRGFARSGWRVTALCRGASDTRRLDRLLAGGPEVNRLLLDLQDQEAVETALDREPPEVLVHAAAYGVDHRQQEVATALSFNAVATAFLVDAAARNRVGRFLHIGTAAEYGDAAGLDGPVDEESLPRPAHHYGISKLAGTLLALGRARAAGLPLAVVRPFGMYGPLEGEHKFVPQVLRACLSRTPLPLTEGTQIRDYCYVEDVVDASLRLAAADPFPDQEIINLGSARPLTLRALGESAAAVVGNGTDMLQWGRLPMRQNEVPRIVCNADKARRLLNWQATTSLESGLEATLHFEKERPGWQGAVS; encoded by the coding sequence GTGGGCGGTGAGGTCTGGATCAGCGGAGCCAGCGGTTTCTTCGGAGCCCATCTGGTCCGGGGTTTCGCCCGGTCGGGCTGGCGGGTCACCGCCCTCTGCCGGGGCGCCTCCGACACCCGTCGCCTGGATCGTCTCCTGGCGGGGGGGCCCGAGGTGAATCGACTGCTGCTCGATCTTCAGGACCAGGAGGCGGTCGAGACGGCCCTGGATCGGGAGCCTCCCGAGGTTCTGGTCCACGCGGCGGCCTACGGTGTGGATCACCGGCAGCAGGAGGTGGCCACGGCCCTGAGTTTCAACGCGGTGGCCACGGCGTTTCTGGTGGATGCGGCGGCCCGAAACCGGGTGGGCCGTTTTCTGCACATCGGTACCGCAGCCGAATACGGCGATGCCGCCGGTCTCGACGGACCCGTCGATGAAGAGAGCCTGCCGCGCCCGGCCCACCATTACGGCATCAGCAAACTGGCGGGAACCCTGCTGGCTTTGGGACGCGCCAGGGCGGCGGGACTGCCGCTGGCCGTGGTGCGGCCCTTCGGCATGTACGGCCCCCTGGAGGGGGAACACAAATTCGTGCCCCAGGTGCTGCGGGCCTGCCTGAGCCGCACCCCGCTGCCTCTGACCGAAGGCACGCAGATTCGTGATTACTGTTATGTGGAAGATGTGGTCGACGCCAGCCTGCGTCTGGCCGCAGCCGACCCTTTCCCCGATCAGGAGATCATCAACCTGGGGTCGGCCCGCCCCCTGACCCTGCGCGCGCTGGGCGAAAGCGCCGCTGCGGTTGTGGGCAACGGAACGGATATGCTTCAATGGGGCCGGTTGCCGATGCGGCAAAACGAAGTGCCCCGCATCGTCTGCAACGCCGACAAGGCCAGGCGTCTGCTGAACTGGCAGGCAACCACTTCTCTGGAATCCGGCCTCGAAGCGACCCTGCATTTCGAGAAAGAACGACCGGGTTGGCAAGGAGCTGTTTCATGA